A single Sciurus carolinensis chromosome 15, mSciCar1.2, whole genome shotgun sequence DNA region contains:
- the Znf782 gene encoding zinc finger protein 782 isoform X3: MGPAQRTLYREVMLENYSHLVSVGFCFTKPELIFTLEQGEDPWSLDKEKACPNRSSSEDSQPEKVSEKNPENQGKHLWQVLFTNKSLSTEQEISKKPCNMEISIFPARMIPCKCTISGPTYPSLSPLASCCQYSRGKTCELDFYERWLLNIKEYRTNPREKSSVYSKNAKALSHEEEVIQHQTIQNLGKAFQYKESGKTLLEKAALITSPSIHQKVKSYKFSAFGDNQGDRSTLFISQSIHSKDKSHYELNENRNSFSRTTQNTDTGGKFFGHKSHIRGQQRIHIEVKHFEYEKKFSYDSPLLVHQRTHTTDKPLDFNTCSGTFNCQSTLSEHPRTHMRVRACECEERGKSYSVNSHLIRPQKSHTGEKPYECHECGKAFSEKARLRKHQRTHTGEKPYKCDGCEKSFSAKSGLRIHQRTHTGEKPFECNECGKSFNYKSILIVHQRTHTGEKPFECSECGKSFSHMSGLRNHRRTHTGERPYKCDECGKAFKLKSGLRKHHRTHTGEKPYKCNQCGKAFGQKSQLRGHNRIHTGEKPYKCNHCGEAFSQKSNLRVHHRTHTGEKPYKCDECGKTFRQKSNLRGHQRTHTGEKPYDCNECGKAFSEKSVLRKHQRTHTGEKPYNCHQCGEAFSQKSNLRVHQRTHTGEKPYKCDKCGKTFSQKSSLREHQKAHAGLNI, encoded by the coding sequence aagACTCCCAACCTGAAAAAGTCTCAgagaagaacccagaaaaccaaggCAAACATTTGTGGCAAGTTTTGTTCACCAACAAATCATTGAGTACAGAGCAAGAAATTTCCAAAAAACCATGTAATATGGAAATAAGTATTTTCCCTGCAAGAATGATTCCTTGTAAATGTACTATTTCAGGTCCTACTTATCCAAGTCTCAGCCCATTGGCCTCATGCTGTCAATATTCAAGAGGAAAAACTTGTGAGCTTGACTTCTATGAGAGATGGCTCCTCAATATTAAGGAGTACAGAACTAATCCTAGAGAGAAATCTTCTGTTTACAGTAAGAATGCAAAAGCCCTCAGTCATGAGGAAGAAGTTATTCAGCATCAGACAATTCAGAATTTGGGGAAAGCTTTTCAATATAAGGAAAGTGGTAAAACTTTACTTGAAAAGGCTGCCCTCATTACTTCTCCTAGTATCCACCAAAAAGTGAAATCTTATAAATTCAGTGCATTTGGAGATAACCAAGGTGACAGATCCACCCTTTTCATCTCCCAGAGCATTCATTCAAAGGACAAGAGTCACTATGAGCTTAATGAAAACAGGAATAGTTTCAGTAGGACCACCCAAAACACTGACACAGGAGGGAAATTCTTTGGCCACAAATCACACATTAGAGGACAACAGAGAATCCATATTGAGGTAAAGCACtttgaatatgaaaaaaagttcagcTATGATTCACCCCTCCTGGTACATCAGAGAACTCACACAACAGATAAGCCCTTAGACTTCAACACATGTTCAGGGACATTCAATTGCCAGTCGACTCTTAGTGAGCATCCTAGAACTCACATGAGGGTGAGAGCCTGTGAGTGTGAGGAACGTGGAAAATCCTACTCTGTGAATTCACACCTGATTCGGCCTCAGAAAAGTCATACTGGGGAAAAACCTTATGAATGTCatgaatgtgggaaagctttcagtGAGAAGGCACGCCTCAGGAAACATCAGAGAACTCACACAGGAGAAAAACCGTATAAATGTGATGGATGTGAGAAATCCTTCAGTGCAAAGTCAGGCTTAAGAATCCATCAAAGAACTCACACGGGGGAGAAACCCtttgaatgtaatgaatgtggaaaatCTTTCAACTATAAGTCGATCCTCATAGTACATCAGAgaactcacacaggagagaaacccttTGAATGCAGTGAATGTGGAAAATCTTTCAGCCACATGTCAGGCCTCAGGAATCACCggagaactcatacaggagagaggCCATATAAATGTGACgaatgtgggaaagctttcaAACTGAAATCGGGCCTACGAAAGCACCACAGAACACACACaggggagaagccctacaaatgtaaccAGTGTGGAAAAGCTTTTGGACAGAAGTCCCAACTTAGGGGGCACAACAGAATTCACACAGGGgagaaaccctataaatgtaaTCATTGTGGGGAAGCATTCAGTCAGAAGTCAAATCTCAGAGTGCATCACAGAACTCACACGGGGGAGAAACCCTATAAATGTGATGAATGTGGGAAAACGTTCAGGCAGAAATCAAATCTCAGAGGACACCAGAGAACTCACACAGGGGAGAAGCCCTATGActgtaatgaatgtggaaaagctTTTAGTGAGAAGTCAGTCCTGAGAAAGCACCAGCGAACTCACACCGGGGAGAAACCCTACAACTGTCATCAGTGTGGGGAAGCTTTCAGTCAGAAATCAAACCTCAGAGTGCATCAGAgaactcacacaggagagaaaccttaCAAATGTGATAAATGTGGGAAAACTTTCAGCCAGAAATCAAGCCTTCGAGAACATCAGAAAGCTCATGCAGGATTAAATATATGA